Proteins from a genomic interval of Armatimonadota bacterium:
- a CDS encoding TrkA family potassium uptake protein, whose translation MKVVIVGCGRVGAALATLMAREGHEVTIADRDVGSFRRLGSDFVGTRLVGSAIDQDTLLRAGVPNADAFIAVTPGDNTNIMATQIAQTKFGVPRAMARIYDPIRAEAYSKMGIATFCSTCVGAGIIRDLIAGDPVRSYEECAKLTSELGR comes from the coding sequence ATGAAGGTTGTGATCGTCGGGTGCGGCCGGGTCGGCGCCGCGCTCGCCACGTTGATGGCGCGCGAGGGGCACGAGGTCACGATTGCGGACCGGGATGTTGGGTCCTTTCGCCGCCTTGGCTCGGACTTCGTGGGCACGCGCCTGGTGGGCAGCGCGATTGACCAGGACACGCTGCTGCGCGCGGGCGTGCCGAACGCCGACGCCTTCATCGCGGTCACGCCCGGGGACAACACCAACATCATGGCGACGCAGATCGCCCAGACCAAGTTCGGGGTGCCGCGGGCGATGGCGCGCATCTACGACCCCATCCGCGCCGAGGCCTACAGCAAGATGGGCATCGCAACTTTCTGCTCGACGTGCGTCGGTGCGGGAATCATTAGGGACCTCATCGCCGGCGACCCGGTGCGCAGCTACGAGGAGTGCGCCAAGCTCACGAGCGAGCTCGGGCGCTAG
- the pfkA gene encoding 6-phosphofructokinase: MKRIAVMTSGGDAPGMNAAIRAVVRRAVHHGLEVMGVRHGYRGLMAADFQPLPATAVSGIINRGGTILFTARCPEFKTEEKQRQAVEQLHRHGIEGVVVIGGDGSLHGAHELWHKWQVPTVGVPGSIDNDLAGTDSSIGFDTAVNTALDAIDKIRDTAVSHERIFVVEVMGRTVGFIALHVGLAGGAEAILIPEIPFEINKIGVTIKRGRERGKESYIIVVAEGAARGLAVAADIEAITGADTRATVLGHVQRGGAPTAADRVLATRLGAAAVDCLVEGRAGSLVGIQSDRVVVSPVDTVWSQQKTIDRSLYDLALVLAS, encoded by the coding sequence ATGAAACGCATCGCAGTCATGACCAGCGGCGGCGACGCGCCGGGGATGAACGCGGCCATCCGCGCGGTGGTGCGGCGAGCGGTCCATCATGGGCTGGAAGTGATGGGCGTGCGCCACGGCTACCGCGGCCTCATGGCCGCTGACTTCCAGCCGCTGCCGGCGACCGCGGTCAGCGGCATCATCAACCGCGGCGGCACCATCCTCTTCACCGCGCGCTGCCCGGAGTTCAAGACCGAAGAGAAGCAGCGCCAAGCGGTGGAGCAACTCCATCGCCACGGCATCGAGGGCGTGGTCGTCATCGGCGGGGATGGCTCCCTGCACGGCGCGCACGAGCTGTGGCACAAGTGGCAGGTGCCGACGGTGGGCGTCCCCGGCAGCATTGACAACGATCTTGCGGGCACCGACTCCTCGATCGGCTTCGACACGGCGGTCAACACGGCGCTGGACGCCATAGATAAGATCCGCGATACCGCGGTCAGCCACGAACGCATCTTCGTGGTCGAGGTCATGGGGCGCACGGTGGGTTTCATCGCGCTGCACGTCGGTCTGGCCGGGGGCGCAGAGGCGATCCTCATCCCCGAGATCCCGTTTGAGATCAACAAGATCGGCGTTACCATCAAGCGGGGGCGCGAGCGCGGCAAGGAGTCGTACATTATCGTCGTCGCCGAGGGCGCCGCCCGCGGCTTGGCGGTGGCCGCCGATATCGAGGCCATCACCGGCGCGGACACCCGTGCTACCGTTCTCGGCCATGTGCAGCGCGGGGGCGCGCCCACCGCCGCCGACCGCGTGCTGGCCACGCGCCTGGGCGCCGCCGCGGTGGACTGCCTGGTCGAGGGGCGCGCCGGGAGCCTGGTCGGCATCCAATCCGACCGCGTGGTGGTCTCCCCGGTGGACACGGTGTGGAGTCAGCAGAAGACCATAGACAGATCGCTGTACGATCTCGCGCTGGTGCTGGCGAGCTGA
- a CDS encoding NAD-binding protein, translating to MYVIVVGGGKVGYHLTKTLIEEGREVLLLEKDRRRAEALTEELGEVVLAGDGCEVRVMSEVGMGRAEVVVAVTGDDEDNLVICQMARRHFDVKRTIARVNDPRNEEIFRLLGIDATVVSTRIIYSLIEQEVDTGQVVPLTALKRGGIEVVEADLSEQSPLVGRALKDIHLPGDAVIAVIIRGDQMVLPSGTTRFEASDCIVALTRPNDERALREVITGPLA from the coding sequence ATGTACGTGATCGTCGTTGGCGGGGGCAAGGTCGGCTACCATCTGACCAAGACGCTGATCGAGGAGGGACGCGAGGTCCTGCTGCTGGAGAAGGACCGGCGGCGCGCGGAGGCGCTAACGGAGGAGCTGGGGGAGGTGGTGCTGGCGGGTGACGGATGCGAGGTGCGGGTGATGTCGGAGGTGGGGATGGGGCGCGCGGAGGTCGTGGTTGCAGTCACCGGCGACGATGAGGATAACCTGGTGATCTGTCAGATGGCGCGGCGACACTTCGACGTCAAGCGCACGATCGCGCGGGTCAACGACCCGCGCAACGAGGAGATCTTCCGTCTGCTCGGAATAGACGCTACGGTGGTGAGCACGCGCATCATCTACAGCCTGATTGAGCAAGAGGTGGACACCGGGCAGGTGGTGCCGCTGACCGCGCTCAAGCGCGGCGGGATCGAGGTCGTGGAGGCGGACCTATCGGAGCAATCCCCGCTGGTGGGGCGCGCCCTCAAGGACATTCACCTGCCGGGCGACGCGGTGATCGCGGTGATCATTCGCGGCGATCAGATGGTGCTGCCGAGCGGTACCACCCGGTTCGAGGCGAGCGATTGCATCGTCGCTCTCACGCGCCCGAATGACGAGCGCGCCCTACGCGAGGTGATAACCGGTCCGCTCGCGTGA
- a CDS encoding ATP-dependent 6-phosphofructokinase, protein MRLGVLTGGGDCPGLNPALRAVVMRAMDFGDECVGIKLGWGGLINGDTVPLTIDVVDDIISRGGTILESSRTNPFKREQDLQATLDHIQELKLDVIIALGGEDTLGVAHKLFKLGVHTVGVPKTMDNDLNRTDYTFGFDSAVQVATDAADRLRDTARSHRRVMVLEVMGRHAGWVALETGVAGGADWILIPEEPLDLDEMCGHLGKLRERGKHHGLVVVSEGVEVTEADHTAAHTDDFGHVVLRERGVGEFVAKEIEERAGFETRLAVLGHIVRGGAPTAFDRMLATRLGIRAVDLAHEGKFGYMASLTNNQYVGVPLEQAVAELKTVPHELYQEIKTLFK, encoded by the coding sequence ATGCGTTTAGGAGTACTAACCGGCGGCGGCGACTGCCCAGGGCTCAATCCGGCCCTGCGCGCCGTCGTCATGCGCGCCATGGACTTCGGCGATGAATGCGTCGGCATCAAGCTCGGCTGGGGGGGGCTGATCAACGGCGACACCGTGCCCCTCACGATTGACGTCGTGGACGACATCATCTCGCGCGGGGGCACCATCCTCGAGTCGTCGCGCACCAATCCCTTCAAGCGCGAGCAGGACCTGCAAGCGACCCTCGATCATATCCAGGAGCTCAAGCTCGACGTCATCATCGCCCTCGGCGGCGAGGACACTTTGGGGGTTGCGCACAAGCTGTTCAAGCTTGGGGTGCACACCGTCGGCGTCCCCAAGACCATGGACAACGACCTCAATCGCACCGACTATACCTTCGGCTTCGACAGCGCGGTGCAGGTGGCGACCGATGCCGCCGATCGCCTGCGCGACACCGCCCGCTCCCACCGGCGGGTGATGGTGCTGGAGGTGATGGGGCGCCACGCCGGCTGGGTAGCCCTGGAAACCGGGGTCGCCGGCGGCGCCGATTGGATCCTCATCCCCGAGGAGCCGCTCGACCTGGACGAGATGTGCGGCCATCTGGGCAAGCTGCGCGAGCGCGGCAAGCACCACGGCCTGGTGGTGGTGTCCGAGGGCGTGGAGGTCACCGAGGCCGACCATACCGCCGCCCACACCGATGATTTCGGCCACGTCGTTCTGCGTGAGCGCGGGGTCGGCGAGTTCGTGGCCAAGGAGATCGAGGAGCGCGCGGGCTTCGAAACCCGACTGGCGGTGCTGGGGCACATCGTGCGCGGCGGGGCGCCCACCGCTTTCGACCGCATGCTGGCCACACGCCTAGGCATTCGGGCGGTGGACTTGGCGCACGAGGGCAAGTTCGGCTATATGGCCTCGCTGACCAACAACCAGTATGTAGGGGTGCCCCTGGAGCAGGCGGTGGCGGAGCTGAAAACCGTACCCCACGAGCTCTACCAGGAAATCAAGACGCTGTTCAAGTGA
- the nikR gene encoding nickel-responsive transcriptional regulator NikR, whose product MRNHDQREDKELERFGVSMSGRLLRKFDRVIRSKGYRSRSEAIRDIIRDYLVGEEWARDRSQVVGTVTIVYDHQTRELGEALTHLQHAHGGAVICSTHVHLDRHNCLEVVVLKGRPADVRAIADRLVSTRGVKHGKLVCTTSGSRM is encoded by the coding sequence ATGAGAAACCACGATCAGAGAGAAGACAAAGAGCTGGAGCGCTTTGGGGTGTCCATGAGCGGACGCCTGCTGCGCAAATTCGACCGCGTCATTCGCAGCAAGGGGTACCGCAGTCGCTCGGAGGCCATCCGCGACATCATCCGGGACTACCTGGTGGGGGAGGAGTGGGCGCGCGATCGGTCGCAAGTCGTCGGCACCGTGACCATCGTCTACGACCACCAGACCCGCGAACTGGGCGAGGCGCTGACCCACCTTCAGCACGCGCATGGTGGGGCGGTCATCTGCAGCACCCACGTCCACCTCGACCGCCACAACTGCCTGGAAGTCGTGGTGCTCAAGGGGCGCCCCGCCGACGTGCGCGCCATCGCCGACCGCCTGGTCAGCACCCGCGGCGTCAAGCACGGCAAGTTGGTGTGCACGACCTCCGGGTCGCGCATGTGA